Proteins co-encoded in one Podospora pseudoanserina strain CBS 124.78 chromosome 7 map unlocalized CBS124.78p_7, whole genome shotgun sequence genomic window:
- a CDS encoding uncharacterized protein (EggNog:ENOG503P7UT), translating to MSTNNMFPAEEREADEAFIEQLVAATGEPDLFKGIDPSFWRSLDEETIEQMTYDYDQYDSDDSTGGMIFNIRNLEVRDSTSPHRLNLEIASQLIKKDKTSKARAILEDMPEFKLNPEKLEKEGLMWKETGLERGDLSPEGTEFVSWKMVRGYPEMFAKEMFTIEGLHKNRVWDIYYLHQPKTIHPKPGLFVPTYQFQHMLDTINARLEINLTIPPGKNEAKFRLGFGDGNTPRPRFLGRTHSADEFKDLCGLVPRPKPEDDIQQGTEEGQAKLISVLKMISNSHKKTEKAKKNAYKRFEAHLAWGHGLKRTQCYLGLREHKTAEATAQPSAVRFVCIDVEAWEKNPNIITEVGVAILDTPNLKDMAPGENGQSWFEAIEARHFWVAEYTWAQNKKYVKGCPENFDFGETEVVQGKHVPETMETIIDNSPYPVVLVFHESGSDIKFLEAIKYNIYKAQSVLEIIDIKHMYQYAVRSNKQPSVSTVCEFLGIQTKNLHNAGNDAVYTLQAMIGLAAKQREESLKRARGEGVQVPRISQHHVPFAELVEKEGWTSGGEDSDGGRPVRPAQFEMNFSTYAPV from the exons AtgtccaccaacaacatgtTTCCTGCCGAGGAGCGCGAGGCCGACGAGGCCTTCATTGAGCAGTTGGTGGCCGCCACTGGCGAGCCCGATTTGTTCAAGGGCATCGACCCTTCTTTCTGGCGGAGtttggatgaggagacgATCGAGC AGATGACTTATGACTACGATCAGTACGACTCTGACGACTCGACTGGTGGCATGATCTTCAATATTAGGAATCTTGAGGTCAGGGACTCCACCTCACCGCACCGGCTCAACCTGGAGATTGCCTCACAACTGATCAAAAAGGACAAGACCAGCAAGGCGAGAGCCATTCTTGAGGACATGCCCGAATTCAAGCTCAACCCCGAGAAACTTGAGAAGGAAGGCCTGATGTGGAAGGAGACGGGTCTCGAGAGAGGCGATCTCTCTCCGGAGGGCACCGAGTTTGTTTCGTGGAAGATGGTCCGCGGTTATCCCGAGATGTTT GCCAAGGAAATGTTTACCATCGAAGGACTTCACAAGAACCGGGTCTGGGATAT TTATTACCTTCACCAGCCCAAGACGATCCATCCCAAGCCTGGCCTGTTTGTGCCCACTTACCAGTTCCAGCATATGTTGGACACGATCAATGCTCGGTTGGAAATCAACCTTACCATCCCCCCCGGCAAGAACGAAGCCAAGTTCAGACTGGGTTTTGGCGATGGCAACACGCCTCGACCTCGTTTTCTTGGCCGCACCCACAGTGCCGATGAATTCAAGGACCTCTGTGGTCTTGTTCCCCGCCCGAAGCCCGAGGACGATATCCAGCAAGGAACcgaggaggggcaggcgAAGCTCATCTCTGTTTTGAAGATGATTTCCAACTCCCACAAGAAGACTGAAAAGGCCAAGAAAAACGCGTACAAGCGCTTTGAAGCCCACCTTGCTTGGGGTCACGGATTGAAGCGCACACAGTGCTACCTTGGTCTCCGCGAGCACAAGACAGCTGAAGCCACTGCCCAGCCCTCCGCGGTGAGGTTTGTGTGTATCGATGTTGAAGCCTGGGAGAAAAACCCgaacatcatcaccgaggtTGGCGTCGCCATTCTGGACACACCCAATCTCAAGGACATGGCCCCAGGTGAAAACGGCCAAAGTTGgttcgaggccattgaagcTCGCCACTTCTGGGTAGCGGAGTACACTTGGGCTCAGAACAAAAAATACGTCAAGGGTTGCCCTGAGAACTTTGACTTTGG TGAAACCGAGGTTGTTCAGGGTAAACATGTGCCCGAGACCATGGAAACCATCATTGACAACAGCCCTTACCCGGTTGTGCTGGTCTTCCACGAGTCTGGTTCTGATATCAAGTTTCTCGAGGCGATCAAGTACAACATCTACAAGGCCCAGAGCGTTCTTGAGATAATCGACATCAAGCATATGTACCAGTATGCCGTccgcagcaacaagcagccCAGCGTGAGCACTGTCTGCGAGTTCTTGGGGATCCAGACGAAGAACCTGCACAATGCTGGCAATGACGCCGTTTACACCTTGCAGGCCATGATCGGTTTGGCGGCCAAGCAGCGTGAGGAGAGTTTGAAAAGAGCTCGCGGAGAGGGCGTCCAGGTGCCTCGGATTTCTCAGCATCATGTTCCTTTTGCCGAGctggttgagaaggagggttGGAcgagtggtggtgaggattcTGACGGTGGTCGCCCGGTTAGACCTGCGCAGTTTGAGATGAACTTTTCGACTTATGCGCCGGTGTAG